A section of the Kribbella voronezhensis genome encodes:
- a CDS encoding FAD:protein FMN transferase, whose product MGRRSWVEQVMGLPVSVLARGVTAGSAAADDAVHAVYAELREVDRVFSPYRDDSEVSRLGRGELAWSEATPLVREVATRCLRAAELTGGLFDATRPDGTWDPSGLVKGWATERAARLLSAVGDLDWCLNAGGDVVVSCPSGEPFVVGIQDPLDPAGLSTSVRCLSGAVATSGTAARGAHLYDPRTGRPTASDWLSVSVIGPSLETADVLATAAFVAGSLEVVEHTDRYHGLAVAADSSLLTTEGWPR is encoded by the coding sequence GTGGGTAGGCGGAGCTGGGTCGAGCAGGTGATGGGATTGCCCGTCAGCGTGCTCGCTCGTGGTGTGACGGCAGGTTCGGCGGCTGCCGACGACGCGGTGCATGCGGTGTATGCCGAACTCCGTGAGGTCGACCGCGTCTTCTCGCCGTACCGCGACGACAGTGAGGTCAGCAGGCTCGGCCGCGGTGAGCTCGCCTGGAGTGAGGCAACGCCGCTGGTTCGCGAAGTGGCCACTCGCTGTCTGCGCGCCGCCGAGCTGACCGGCGGCCTCTTCGATGCCACCAGACCGGACGGCACCTGGGATCCGTCCGGCCTGGTCAAGGGGTGGGCCACCGAGCGTGCGGCCCGGCTGCTCAGCGCGGTCGGTGACCTCGACTGGTGTCTCAACGCCGGCGGCGACGTGGTGGTCAGCTGTCCGAGCGGGGAACCGTTCGTCGTAGGCATCCAGGACCCACTGGACCCGGCGGGACTGAGTACGTCGGTGCGCTGCCTGTCCGGAGCCGTCGCGACCAGCGGAACGGCCGCACGTGGCGCCCATCTGTACGACCCGAGAACAGGCCGGCCGACGGCGAGTGACTGGCTGTCGGTCAGCGTGATCGGACCCTCGCTGGAGACTGCCGATGTGCTGGCCACCGCGGCCTTCGTCGCCGGCAGTCTCGAGGTCGTTGAACACACCGACCGGTACCACGGGCTGGCTGTGGCCGCGGACTCGAGCTTGCTGACGACCGAAGGATGGCCCCGATGA
- a CDS encoding universal stress protein — translation MSSWTRTGPVVVEVDGSADGLRVVGYAGEVAVRAGVELVLVAAYHGYSSYSAMVPVYAPQVPAVAAEEMLAEAVGFVRRQFGEELKVSTVAREGSRLKVLQRAARDARVVVVAREHASGPAGIVSAQGNLAVAGRAGCPVIVVAPGWRPATAEYGVVVGIDGTPLSLEAVEFAFRTAADRGRELTVVHSHHVPYRRLAADDGTWQERAALTVSETLAGWDEEYPQVKVTRLLTTRPVVATLARESQHADLVVVGAHTGPLPIGDPVARRTIAEMTCPVAIVAHHVTSAERDRRRREIPAPSDIIATTY, via the coding sequence ATGAGTAGCTGGACACGGACGGGGCCGGTTGTGGTGGAGGTCGACGGCAGCGCTGATGGGCTGCGGGTTGTCGGGTATGCCGGTGAGGTGGCTGTTCGTGCTGGAGTTGAGTTGGTGCTGGTCGCGGCGTATCACGGCTATTCGTCGTACTCGGCGATGGTGCCGGTCTATGCCCCGCAGGTCCCGGCGGTAGCGGCGGAGGAGATGTTGGCGGAGGCGGTCGGGTTCGTGCGGCGGCAGTTCGGTGAGGAGTTGAAGGTCAGCACGGTGGCGCGGGAGGGTTCGCGGTTGAAGGTGCTGCAGCGGGCGGCGCGTGATGCGCGGGTTGTGGTGGTTGCGCGTGAGCACGCCAGTGGCCCGGCCGGCATCGTGTCCGCGCAGGGCAACCTGGCGGTGGCCGGACGTGCCGGGTGTCCGGTGATCGTGGTGGCGCCTGGCTGGCGGCCGGCCACGGCGGAATACGGCGTGGTGGTCGGTATCGACGGTACGCCGTTGTCGCTGGAGGCGGTCGAGTTCGCGTTCCGGACTGCCGCGGATCGGGGCCGTGAGCTGACGGTGGTGCACTCCCATCATGTTCCGTACCGCCGGCTTGCTGCGGATGACGGTACGTGGCAGGAGCGGGCCGCGTTGACGGTTTCGGAGACGCTGGCGGGCTGGGATGAGGAGTATCCGCAGGTCAAGGTGACCAGGCTGCTGACCACGCGTCCTGTTGTCGCCACGCTGGCGCGGGAAAGTCAGCACGCTGATCTGGTCGTGGTCGGCGCTCACACCGGTCCGTTGCCGATCGGGGACCCGGTCGCCCGCCGCACGATCGCGGAAATGACCTGCCCGGTCGCCATCGTCGCCCACCACGTCACATCGGCCGAACGCGACCGTCGACGCCGCGAAATCCCTGCCCCCTCCGACATCATCGCCACTACCTACTGA
- a CDS encoding response regulator transcription factor: MTRLLLVEDDQDLAALLQRVLAGEGYQVSIASDGQRGLHLALTRSFEVMVLDRGLPAIDGLDLISRLRGQGVTTPMLVLSARGTTQDRVDGLDAGAEDYLAKPFEISELLARLRALLRRHPDRAHTLPVPGGSLDLASRTVRRTRGDEVELSEREAALLGLLAARPEVVFSRSDLLDRVFDDAESETVVDTYVHYCRKKLGHGVISTVRGLGYRLGRIS; this comes from the coding sequence ATGACCCGGCTGCTGCTCGTCGAGGACGACCAGGACCTGGCGGCCTTGCTCCAGCGGGTTCTGGCCGGCGAGGGCTACCAGGTCAGCATCGCCTCCGATGGTCAGCGGGGCCTGCATCTCGCGCTGACCCGGTCGTTCGAGGTGATGGTCCTGGATCGCGGCCTGCCGGCGATCGACGGACTCGACCTGATCTCCCGGCTGCGCGGCCAGGGCGTGACGACCCCGATGCTGGTGCTGTCCGCACGAGGTACGACGCAGGACCGCGTGGACGGCCTGGACGCGGGAGCCGAGGACTACCTCGCCAAACCCTTCGAGATCAGCGAGTTGCTCGCCCGTCTCCGCGCCCTGCTGCGCCGGCATCCGGACCGGGCCCATACGTTGCCGGTGCCTGGCGGCTCGCTCGACCTGGCGAGCCGGACCGTACGGCGAACCCGCGGCGACGAGGTCGAGTTGTCCGAACGCGAAGCGGCCCTGCTCGGTCTGCTCGCGGCCCGGCCGGAAGTGGTCTTCAGCCGGTCGGACCTGCTCGACCGGGTGTTCGACGACGCCGAATCCGAGACCGTCGTCGACACCTATGTGCACTACTGCCGCAAGAAGC